Below is a window of Cytobacillus firmus DNA.
AACAATAAAACCAATTGAGATTTAATAATTTGCGGGGCTTTGACAAAGAACGACAAAAAAAATCCCAATCCGGAGTGGATTGGGATTTTGCGTAATGAGTAATTTATGTTTTGGACGTTGATAACTGTCCAGCTACAGCGCCTACCCCCTCGAGGTCACAAGCCAATCCTCCCAAAAGGCAAAGAACGCCTTTCCGGGAGGCTCGTCTTGTGCTTGTCGGGGGTGGACAAGGCGCTTCCGCTTTTCTTGCTACTTTGTTCTGGCTGGTGCAATGACGATATGGCGGTGCGGGTCATTGCCATCAGAATAGGTTTTGATTCGCTTATTATTTACGAGAGCAGTATGGATCACTTTGCGTTCATAGGAAGGCATAGGTTCCAGTGCAATTTCTTTTCCCGTCTTCAAAGCTTTTTGAGCAAGCCTTTCAGCCAGTTGAATCAGGGTATCCTGGCGTCTTTTCCGGTAATCCTCTGCATCGACCACCACATTTAAGTACTGCTCGGCAAAGCGGTTGATGACCAGCTGTGTCAAATACTGGAGAGAATTGAGCGTTTGCCCTCTTTTTCCGATTAAAAGAGCTATCTTTTCGCCGGATAAGGTAAATTGAACATTTTTTCCCTCACGTAATGTTTCAATTTCGATGGGCACGCCCATTTTTGCACTGACATCTTTGAGGAATTTTTCAGCTTCCTCAATCGGATCAGGCTTTTTCACAGCTT
It encodes the following:
- the jag gene encoding RNA-binding cell elongation regulator Jag/EloR, whose translation is MKQITATGQTVKEAVESALAQLNTTEDRLEITIVDEGKKGVFGIFGSRPAVVKAVKKPDPIEEAEKFLKDVSAKMGVPIEIETLREGKNVQFTLSGEKIALLIGKRGQTLNSLQYLTQLVINRFAEQYLNVVVDAEDYRKRRQDTLIQLAERLAQKALKTGKEIALEPMPSYERKVIHTALVNNKRIKTYSDGNDPHRHIVIAPARTK